Proteins from a genomic interval of Zingiber officinale cultivar Zhangliang chromosome 2A, Zo_v1.1, whole genome shotgun sequence:
- the LOC122043894 gene encoding GRAS family protein RAD1-like, with protein sequence MAPTFPYVDSPEEELQQMNYNEEVDESGTDFNLSSISKLDPNQIIYYLPTWDHTLSWLSPPPELRYGKKLRTTDHGASIAHFEKNAAGDHEKCARKLQFRNIIDLVDSYKQKFSAQEVLGEMPEADAGMEEVAGGSASDGMRLVQLLISCAEAVACRDRVQASALLAELKVSALVLGTSFQRVASCFVQGLSDRLALVQPLGAVGIVGPATVPSLAFEKKDEALGLAYELCPYIQFGHFVANAAILEVLEGESPVHVVDLGMTQGLPHGHQWRKLLDALAARGVPPPRRLRITGVGPRVEHLQVIGDELKSYAARLGLRLEFSVLESNLENLRPEDFEVEEGEIVAVNSVLQLHCVVKESRGALNAVLQMIHELQPAVLVVVEQDSSHNGPFFLGRFMEALHYYSAIFDSLDAMLPKYDTKRAKVEQFHFAEEIKNIVSCEGPARVERHERVDQWRRRMSRAGFQPAPIKMMGQAKQWLAKFRPTEGYTIAEEKGCLLLGWKSKPIIAASSWKC encoded by the coding sequence ATGGCTCCTACATTCCCGTACGTGGACAGCCCAGAAGAAGAGCTGCAGCAGATGAACTACAATGAGGAAGTGGACGAGAGTGGCACTGACTTCAATCTCtcaagcatatctaagttggatcCAAACCAAATTATCTATTACCTGCCTACATGGGATCACACTTTGTCATGGCTGTCTCCTCCCCCAGAGCTCAGGTATGGAAAGAAGCTAAGGACCACTGACCATGGCGCAAGCATCGCCCATTTTGAGAAGAATGCCGCAGGAGACCACGAGAAGTGCGCTCGCAAGCTCCAATTCCGCAATATCATCGACCTCGTGGACAGCTACAAGCAAAAGTTTTCTGCCCAGGAGGTGCTCGGGGAAATGCCGGAAGCTGATGCCGGGATGGAGGAGGTAGCCGGCGGAAGCGCGAGCGATGGGATGAGGCTGGTGCAGCTTCTCATCTCGTGCGCGGAGGCGGTGGCATGCCGCGACCGGGTACAGGCGTCGGCGCTGCTGGCAGAGCTGAAGGTGAGCGCGCTGGTGCTGGGCACCTCGTTCCAGCGAGTAGCGTCGTGCTTCGTGCAGGGGCTGTCGGACCGGCTGGCGCTGGTCCAACCGCTAGGCGCCGTCGGCATTGTCGGCCCGGCGACGGTGCCGTCTCTGGCGTTCGAGAAGAAGGACGAGGCGCTGGGCCTCGCCTACGAGCTCTGTCCCTACATCCAATTCGGGCATTTCGTGGCCAACGCCGCCATCCTGGAAGTCCTTGAGGGAGAGAGCCCGGTGCACGTGGTGGATCTGGGCATGACGCAGGGCCTGCCCCACGGCCACCAGTGGCGGAAGCTGCTGGACGCCCTGGCGGCCCGGGGCGTCCCACCGCCACGGCGGTTGCGCATCACCGGAGTGGGGCCCCGCGTCGAACACCTGCAGGTCATCGGCGACGAGCTCAAGTCGTACGCGGCGAGGCTAGGGCTCCGGCTGGAGTTCTCCGTGCTGGAGAGCAACCTGGAGAACCTGCGGCCGGAGGACTTCGAGGTGGAGGAAGGCGAGATCGTGGCGGTGAACAGCGTCCTGCAGCTGCACTGCGTGGTGAAGGAGAGCCGGGGCGCGCTCAACGCCGTGCTGCAGATGATCCACGAGCTGCAGCCGGCGGTGCTGGTGGTGGTGGAGCAGGACTCGAGCCACAACGGCCCCTTCTTCCTGGGCCGGTTCATGGAGGCGCTCCACTACTACTCCGCCATCTTCGATTCCCTGGACGCGATGCTGCCCAAGTACGACACGAAGCGCGCCAAGGTGGAGCAGTTCCACTTCGCGGAGGAGATCAAGAACATCGTGAGCTGCGAGGGGCCGGCCCGGGTGGAGCGGCACGAGCGCGTGGACCAGTGGCGCCGCCGGATGAGCAGGGCCGGGTTCCAGCCGGCCCCCATCAAGATGATGGGCCAGGCCAAGCAGTGGCTCGCCAAGTTTCGGCCCACGGAAGGCTACACCATCGCCGAGGAGAAGGGCTGCCTGCTCCTCGGCTGGAAGTCCAAGCCCATCATCGCCGCCTCCTCCTGGAAATGCTGA
- the LOC122041902 gene encoding uncharacterized protein At4g33100 produces MGSNKTMSKGGGVIASPCAQLRATYHDCFNRWYSEKFSKGQWDKEECIAEWDKYRACLEQYLEDKHLRHALLEADSSPYFVKDGAGSSNSVNT; encoded by the exons ATGGGCTCGAACAAGACGATGAGCAAAGGTGGTGGCGTGATTGCTTCTCCTTGTGCACAACTCCGGGCCACCTACCATGACTGCTTTAATCG GTGGTATTCGGAGAAGTTTTCAAAGGGTCAATGGGACAAAGAGGAGTGCATCGCCGAGTGGGACAAATATAGAGCTTGTCTCGAG CAATATTTGGAAGACAAACACCTGAGGCATGCTCTCTTGGAAGCGGATTCCTCTCCTTACTTTGTTAAAGACGGTGCAGGATCGTCTAATAGTGTGAACACTTGA